In a single window of the Callithrix jacchus isolate 240 chromosome 1, calJac240_pri, whole genome shotgun sequence genome:
- the OLFM1 gene encoding noelin isoform X2: MHPARKLLSLLFLILMGTELTQVLPTNPEESWQVYSSAQDSEGRCICTVVAPQQTMCSRDARTKQLRQLLEKVQNMSQSIEVLDRRTQRDLQYVEKMENQMKGLESKFKQVEESHKQHLARQFKAIKAKMDELRPLIPVLEEYKADAKLVLQFKEEVQNLTSVLNELQEEIGAYDYDELQSRVSNLEERLRACMQKLACGKLTGISDPVTVKTSGSRFGSWMTDPLAPEGDNRVWYMDGYHNNRFVREYKSMVDFMNTDNFTSHRLPHPWSGTGQVVYNGSIYFNKFQSHIIIRFDLKTETILKTRSLDYAGYNNMYHYAWGGHSDIDLMVDESGLWAVYATNQNAGNIVVSRLDPVSLQTLQTWNTSYPKRSAGEAFIICGTLYVTNGYSGGTKVHYAYQTNASTYEYIDIPFQNKYSHISMLDYNPKDRALYAWNNGHQILYNVTLFHVIRSDEL; this comes from the exons GTGCTGCCCACCAACCCTGAGGAGAGCTGGCAGGTGTACAGCTCTGCCCAGGACAGCGAGGGCAGGTGTATCTGCACAGTGGTTGCCCCACAGCAGACCATGTGTTCACGGGATGCCCGCACAAAACAGCTGAGGCAGCTATTGGAGAAG GTGCAGAACATGTCTCAATCCATAGAGGTCTTGGACAGGAGGACCCAGAGAGACTTGCAGTACGTGGAGAAGATGGAGAACCAAATGAAAGGACTGGAGTCCAAGTTCAAACAGGTGGAGGAGAGTCATAAGCAACACCTGGCCAGGCAGTTCAAG GCAATAAAAGCGAAAATGGATGAACTTAGGCCTTTGATACCTGTGTTGGAAGAGTACAAGGCCGATGCCAAATTGGTATTGCAGTTTAAAGAGGAGGTCCAGAATCTGACGTCAGTGCTTAACGAGCTGCAAGAGGAAATTGGCGCCTATGACTACGATGAACTTCAGAGCAGAGTGTCCAATCTTGAAGAAAGGCTCCGTGCATGCATGCAAAAACTAG CTTGCGGGAAGTTGACGGGCATCAGTGATCCCGTGACAGTCAAGACCTCCGGCTCGAGGTTTGGATCCTGGATGACAGACCCTCTTGCCCCCGAAGGCGATAACCGG GTGTGGTACATGGATGGCTATCACAACAACCGCTTCGTGCGTGAGTACAAGTCCATGGTGGACTTCATGAACACAGACAATTTCACCTCGCACCGCCTCCCCCACCCCTGGTCAGGCACGGGGCAGGTGGTGTACAACGGGTCCATCTATTTTAACAAGTTCCAGAGCCACATCATCATCAGGTTCGACCtgaagacagagaccatcctCAAGACCCGCAGCCTGGACTATGCCGGCTACAACAACATGTACCACTACGCCTGGGGCGGCCACTCAGACATCGACCTCATGGTGGACGAGAGTGGGCTGTGGGCCGTGTACGCCACCAACCAGAATGCCGGCAACATCGTGGTCAGCAGACTGGACCCCGTGTCCCTGCAGACGCTGCAGACATGGAACACGAGCTACCCCAAGCGCAGCGCCGGGGAGGCGTTCATCATCTGCGGCACGCTGTATGTCACCAACGGCTACTCGGGGGGCACCAAGGTCCACTACGCCTATCAGACCAATGCCTCCACCTATGAGTACATCGACATCCCCTTCCAGAACAAATACTCCCACATCTCCATGCTGGACTACAACCCCAAGGACCGCGCGCTGTACGCCTGGAACAACGGCCACCAGATCCTCTACAACGTGACCCTCTTCCACGTCATCCGCTCCGATGAGTTGTAG
- the LOC118145468 gene encoding uncharacterized protein LOC118145468 isoform X1 — MPPVAPELTRTKAIATFPRRGPGASVCGRSPEWSAGIPSTRVDGTLDVTSTALTSCLTEGCGGDEGHTRATRSFGLRLEPPTPPWAQGGLHTHCFGTPPTRNLACLHGHAALPECTRLGHPLKGQMLLILTETLDGKSAWHPRWSYMGTCTWWSAEFRGHPRVWGRLWVSVPGPRLCQDNPIGKQGGAGSRLAPRRTRPSHSHAQRRSRMRPPSLSHAEVANVPASGITQDQKDEPSSLTWCGGISAFVGLQESVHSGNRGFLRDEDPTAHRIRLGLPPNSHRVRLHCSKAWQPGESNVTALCLPSSSMFIPPSPLSGGTMSFPMSTLSPHGGRLPGSGAG; from the exons ATGCCACCAGTTGCCCCAGAACTGACCAGGACCAAGGCCATCGCCACCTTCCCACGGCGAGGGCCAGGTGCTTCTGTCTGTGGGAGGAGCCCCGAATGGAGTGCCGGGATTCCGAGTACCAGGGTGGATGGGACCCTGGATGTGACCTCAACAGCCCTCACCTCCTGCCTCACAGAAGGCTGTGGAGGTGACGAGGGACACACCCGGGCCACCCGGTCATTCGGGCTGAGGCTGGAGCCCCCTACACCCCCCTGGGCTCAGGGCGGCTTGCACACCCACTGCTTTGGAACTCCCCCTACCCGGAACCTGGCATGTCTGCACGGCCACGCAGCTCTTCCAGAATGCACGCGCCTCGGACACCCTCTGAAGGGCCAAATGCTCCTCATTCTAACAGAGACCCTGGATGGGAA GTCTGCGTGGCACCCTCGGTGGAGTTACATGGGCACATGTACATGGTGGTCCGCAGAATTCAGAGGCCATCCACGTGTGTGGGGAAGACTGTGGGTGAGTGTGCCTGGACCTCGGCTCTGCCAGGATAATCCCATAGGCAAGCAGGGCGGGGCAGGCTCCAGGCTGGCCCCCAGGAGGACGAGGCCCAGCCACTCCCATGCTCAGCGCAGGTCTCGGATGAGACCTCCCAGTCTCTCCCATGCTGAAGTGGCGAATGTGCCTGCTAGTGGCATCACACAAGACCAGAAAGATGAACCCTCCAGCCTCACATGGTGTGGAGGCATCTCTGCTTTTGTGGGTTTGCAGGAGAGTGTGCATTCGGGCAACAGAGGCTTTCTGAGGGATGAAGACCCCACTGCCCACAGAATAAGACTGGGTTTGCCCCCAAATTCCCATCGAGTCAGGCTGCACTGCTCCAAGGCCTGGCAGCCTGGGGAAAGCAATGTCACAGccctctgcctcccctcctcctccatgTTTATTCCCCCGTCCCCACTTTCAGGAGGAACTATGAGCTTTCCCATGTCTACACTGTCCCCTCATGGGGGGAGGCTTCCCGGCAGTGGGGCTGGGTGA
- the OLFM1 gene encoding noelin isoform X1, which produces MSVPLLKIGVVLSTMAMITNWMSQTLPSLVGLNTTKLSAAGGGTLDRSTGVLPTNPEESWQVYSSAQDSEGRCICTVVAPQQTMCSRDARTKQLRQLLEKVQNMSQSIEVLDRRTQRDLQYVEKMENQMKGLESKFKQVEESHKQHLARQFKAIKAKMDELRPLIPVLEEYKADAKLVLQFKEEVQNLTSVLNELQEEIGAYDYDELQSRVSNLEERLRACMQKLACGKLTGISDPVTVKTSGSRFGSWMTDPLAPEGDNRVWYMDGYHNNRFVREYKSMVDFMNTDNFTSHRLPHPWSGTGQVVYNGSIYFNKFQSHIIIRFDLKTETILKTRSLDYAGYNNMYHYAWGGHSDIDLMVDESGLWAVYATNQNAGNIVVSRLDPVSLQTLQTWNTSYPKRSAGEAFIICGTLYVTNGYSGGTKVHYAYQTNASTYEYIDIPFQNKYSHISMLDYNPKDRALYAWNNGHQILYNVTLFHVIRSDEL; this is translated from the exons ATGTCGGTGCCGCTGCTCAAGATCGGGGTCGTGCTGAGCACCATGGCCATGATCACCAACTGGATGTCCCAGACGCTGCCCTCACTGGTGGGCCTCAACACCACCAAGCTCTCGGCGGCCGGCGGCGGGACGCTGGACCGCAGCACCGGC GTGCTGCCCACCAACCCTGAGGAGAGCTGGCAGGTGTACAGCTCTGCCCAGGACAGCGAGGGCAGGTGTATCTGCACAGTGGTTGCCCCACAGCAGACCATGTGTTCACGGGATGCCCGCACAAAACAGCTGAGGCAGCTATTGGAGAAG GTGCAGAACATGTCTCAATCCATAGAGGTCTTGGACAGGAGGACCCAGAGAGACTTGCAGTACGTGGAGAAGATGGAGAACCAAATGAAAGGACTGGAGTCCAAGTTCAAACAGGTGGAGGAGAGTCATAAGCAACACCTGGCCAGGCAGTTCAAG GCAATAAAAGCGAAAATGGATGAACTTAGGCCTTTGATACCTGTGTTGGAAGAGTACAAGGCCGATGCCAAATTGGTATTGCAGTTTAAAGAGGAGGTCCAGAATCTGACGTCAGTGCTTAACGAGCTGCAAGAGGAAATTGGCGCCTATGACTACGATGAACTTCAGAGCAGAGTGTCCAATCTTGAAGAAAGGCTCCGTGCATGCATGCAAAAACTAG CTTGCGGGAAGTTGACGGGCATCAGTGATCCCGTGACAGTCAAGACCTCCGGCTCGAGGTTTGGATCCTGGATGACAGACCCTCTTGCCCCCGAAGGCGATAACCGG GTGTGGTACATGGATGGCTATCACAACAACCGCTTCGTGCGTGAGTACAAGTCCATGGTGGACTTCATGAACACAGACAATTTCACCTCGCACCGCCTCCCCCACCCCTGGTCAGGCACGGGGCAGGTGGTGTACAACGGGTCCATCTATTTTAACAAGTTCCAGAGCCACATCATCATCAGGTTCGACCtgaagacagagaccatcctCAAGACCCGCAGCCTGGACTATGCCGGCTACAACAACATGTACCACTACGCCTGGGGCGGCCACTCAGACATCGACCTCATGGTGGACGAGAGTGGGCTGTGGGCCGTGTACGCCACCAACCAGAATGCCGGCAACATCGTGGTCAGCAGACTGGACCCCGTGTCCCTGCAGACGCTGCAGACATGGAACACGAGCTACCCCAAGCGCAGCGCCGGGGAGGCGTTCATCATCTGCGGCACGCTGTATGTCACCAACGGCTACTCGGGGGGCACCAAGGTCCACTACGCCTATCAGACCAATGCCTCCACCTATGAGTACATCGACATCCCCTTCCAGAACAAATACTCCCACATCTCCATGCTGGACTACAACCCCAAGGACCGCGCGCTGTACGCCTGGAACAACGGCCACCAGATCCTCTACAACGTGACCCTCTTCCACGTCATCCGCTCCGATGAGTTGTAG
- the LOC118145468 gene encoding uncharacterized protein LOC118145468 isoform X2 — protein sequence MSARPRSSSRMHAPRTPSEGPNAPHSNRDPGWEVCVAPSVELHGHMYMVVRRIQRPSTCVGKTVVNTGFSVTLTHSNAQSHIRSRLLLAG from the exons ATGTCTGCACGGCCACGCAGCTCTTCCAGAATGCACGCGCCTCGGACACCCTCTGAAGGGCCAAATGCTCCTCATTCTAACAGAGACCCTGGATGGGAA GTCTGCGTGGCACCCTCGGTGGAGTTACATGGGCACATGTACATGGTGGTCCGCAGAATTCAGAGGCCATCCACGTGTGTGGGGAAGACTGTGG TCAACACGGGGTTTTCTGTGACGCTGACGCACTCGAATGCCCAGTCCCATATCCGCAGCAGGCTGCTCCTGGCTGGATGA